The genomic stretch TTTTTTTAAGAAATATCTCTCAAGGCACCTTTTAAAGAAACATCTCTCAAGGCACCCAATCCCATTTCACGACGACGCCCGTGAAGGGTATACCGTAAAATCCATTGAGCACCTCCATCTTTACGCTTATGAAGTAGCAAGCCGGCACCATCGTTATATTTGCCAGCCCCCAATGTTGCGACAGACCTTGCATTAAGACGGTTCATAAGTGTCATTTTTACTCCTTTCTTATACAAATTTTATCCACACATTCATCCCGCTTGTGATGTGCAAATGAGTGGTTTTGATTGATTCAAGATAAACAGCTTTGAAATAAGAGAATCTTAGGTTATTCGGGACTCTCATTCAACATACAAAACAGTGAATTATCATTATAAATCAAAGCGTTATCCAAATAAATAACCACGTGAATAAAGAGAGACCGATAATTATAGTTAGTATGCTTATCTTTATTTTATCATTCGCAAGTCCCCAAACAAACACAACGAATGTCAACATAACTACAATGATTATCGCTATTTCAAAACCAGTAGCAGGTACATCATTACCCTTATTCCCTAACAATGCTTGTTGCATAAGCATATTATTCTGTATAGTTATTTGCAAAGAATCGAATTTACTCATTAACATCAAAAAGGAACATCATCATTTATAACAGCATGAGGCGTATCAAGAGGTTGTTGGAAACTTCTGTCATAAGTAGATAATGGCTCTTGATTATCGTTATTTTTTCCGTTTAAGAGCTTTAACTCACCTTTTTATTTTAACTCACCTTTTTATATTGTGATAAGACGATCTCTGTTGTGTAACGGTCAATACCGTTTTTATCTTGCCATTTACGGGTTTGTAATTTGCCTTCTATGTAAACCTTTGAACCTTTGTTTAAGTATTGAAGAGCAATTTTTGCCAAATGTGGATTAAAAACCACCACGGAATGCCATTCTGTTTTCCCTACTTTTTGCTGTGTATTTTTATCTGTATAGCTTTCAGAAGTAGCCAACCTAAAATTGACTATTTCGGCACCAGAATTCATTGTTTTGCTTTCGGGATCTGCCCCTAAATAGCCAATTAAGATCACTTTATTCAACATGTTTGTAAGTTCCATTTGATTTGCATTTTATATACGTAAAATCTTATCATAATTTGTTTATTTTTTCAATTATTTCAGTTAATTAATAACAGTTTTTTAAAGTATTGCATTATAATTTTATTTGATAAACTCACTAAATAGCTGTGTTATAAAAAGGCAAAGCTTTTTTGTTCGATTTATTATTGACAATCGAACCTTTTTGTACGATATTGGTTTTATGGAATTAAGGGGAGGCTAAATGAAACGAGAAGCGCTGCTTAGAGAGTTACGCAAAGAAGCCAGAAAAAGAGGTCTTCATTACAGTGAAGCTCCAGATGCAGGCAAAGGGTCACATTATTTGGTAACTTTTGGAGACAATACAACTGTTATAAAATCGGGTGAATTAACGCCACTTTACGTGAAGATAATAAAAAAACAATTGGAAATATGAAATTTGTAATTCAGACTCTTTTAGTTTTTCGTTTCAAAAGCATTTTGATCATAGTGAGGAGACCTAAACATGGAATATACGTATCAAGCAAAATTTGAAACTGATCCGGATGGTGGTTTTGTTGTGACTTTTCCGGATGTACCTGAAGCAATAACAGCTGGAGAAAATAGAGCAGAGGCAATAGAGAATGCTGTTGAAGCTTTAGGGTTGGCATTACGGAGCTATTCTATGCGTGGTCTACCTTTACCTGTACCACAGCAATATAAAGGTCTTGTAGAGGTTACGGTAGATGCGTGGAATGCTCTTAAGCTTGCAGTGGTAGAAGCCTTTAATGAAGCGAATATTACAAAAACAGAATTGGCACATCGTTTGGGTAAAAAAGAAACAGAAGCAAGACGCATTCTTGATCCCAAGTATCCAACGAAGCTTCAAACTTTAGAGCAAGCACTGAGTGTTCTTGGCAAGCAAGTCGTTATTACAATAAAAGATGCAGCTTAACTATCTCCTCGCCTTTGAAGACGAGAAGATAAAATCATGTTTTTAAATCT from Bartonella kosoyi encodes the following:
- a CDS encoding type II toxin-antitoxin system HicB family antitoxin, giving the protein MEYTYQAKFETDPDGGFVVTFPDVPEAITAGENRAEAIENAVEALGLALRSYSMRGLPLPVPQQYKGLVEVTVDAWNALKLAVVEAFNEANITKTELAHRLGKKETEARRILDPKYPTKLQTLEQALSVLGKQVVITIKDAA